A window of the Haloquadratum walsbyi C23 genome harbors these coding sequences:
- a CDS encoding PLP-dependent cysteine synthase family protein — MDANVLETIGSPLVRVNSPPGVTIAAKIESKNPGGSAKDRPALAMVERAERAGDIEPGDALVEPTSGNTGIGLSVVAAAKGYDLTVVMPASQSPERRELMRAYGTKIELIDGTISDAKDRADKLEDTGMKQLRQFENAANPDAHYQTTAEEILEQVEGRTVDALVAGVGTGGTISGIGRRLREEFPDMSVIAVEPAENAVISGSEPGNDDFQGMGPGFISPNLDTELIDDVETVTIDAAETECRRLAREEGILVGQSSAASNVAAKRIAKQLADPAQPCNEREAGYVIEDAPKSESVVKSSSTSTHDDTADTATPTSTSNTSTNINTKAEYETGIAPSSEDRNTQPDCPLVITVFWDSGERYMSTGLFDDPDQSHE, encoded by the coding sequence ATGGATGCGAACGTTTTGGAAACGATTGGATCACCGCTCGTCCGCGTTAATTCTCCGCCGGGTGTGACAATCGCTGCAAAGATAGAATCAAAGAATCCCGGTGGCTCTGCAAAGGACCGACCAGCACTTGCAATGGTGGAGCGTGCTGAGCGTGCCGGCGATATTGAACCAGGCGACGCCCTTGTTGAGCCGACAAGTGGGAACACCGGCATTGGATTATCAGTTGTTGCTGCTGCGAAAGGGTATGATCTCACAGTGGTGATGCCCGCCTCACAGTCACCGGAACGGCGCGAGTTAATGCGAGCGTATGGTACTAAAATCGAACTGATCGATGGCACGATCAGTGATGCGAAAGACCGCGCTGATAAATTAGAAGATACCGGAATGAAGCAGTTGCGACAGTTTGAGAACGCGGCTAACCCTGACGCTCATTATCAGACAACCGCTGAGGAAATTCTTGAACAAGTTGAAGGACGGACTGTTGATGCACTCGTGGCTGGTGTCGGCACTGGTGGGACGATCTCCGGTATTGGAAGACGTCTTCGCGAGGAGTTTCCAGACATGTCTGTCATTGCTGTTGAACCAGCCGAAAATGCAGTTATCTCTGGTTCGGAGCCTGGAAATGACGATTTTCAGGGTATGGGTCCAGGATTTATTAGCCCAAATCTTGATACAGAGTTGATTGATGATGTCGAGACTGTCACAATCGATGCGGCTGAAACGGAATGCAGACGTCTTGCACGAGAGGAGGGAATTCTTGTCGGACAATCCTCCGCAGCATCAAACGTTGCTGCAAAGCGTATCGCGAAACAACTTGCTGACCCTGCTCAACCTTGTAATGAGCGAGAAGCGGGATACGTCATTGAGGATGCACCCAAATCAGAATCCGTTGTGAAATCTTCGTCTACATCGACTCATGATGATACCGCTGACACTGCTACACCCACAAGCACCTCAAACACAAGCACAAACATAAACACAAAAGCAGAGTATGAAACCGGGATTGCTCCCTCTTCTGAGGACCGGAATACACAGCCTGACTGCCCACTAGTTATTACGGTTTTTTGGGACAGCGGGGAGAGGTATATGTCAACCGGATTGTTTGATGACCCAGACCAGAGTCACGAGTGA
- a CDS encoding TlpA family protein disulfide reductase, whose product MVDANVGRTLETMKPNPVWDANSWSDTVAAFSDDTLIIRVWGGDWCDDCRRQLPDFAAAINAADIPNKRVHEYSVEKNADGEKYGPSVKEYGINRIPTVVIEREDEEVARFVETESVPIAVFLAEQLTE is encoded by the coding sequence ATGGTTGATGCAAATGTTGGGAGAACACTTGAGACAATGAAACCAAATCCGGTATGGGACGCTAATTCATGGTCAGATACCGTAGCCGCATTTAGTGATGATACTTTAATAATCCGAGTGTGGGGTGGTGATTGGTGTGATGACTGCCGGAGACAATTACCAGATTTTGCAGCCGCGATTAACGCTGCTGATATCCCGAATAAACGAGTTCATGAATATTCCGTTGAAAAAAATGCTGATGGAGAAAAATATGGACCGAGTGTCAAAGAATACGGAATTAATCGGATTCCAACAGTTGTCATCGAACGAGAAGATGAGGAAGTGGCACGATTTGTTGAAACTGAATCAGTCCCTATCGCGGTGTTTCTCGCTGAGCAACTCACCGAGTGA
- a CDS encoding thioredoxin domain-containing protein has product MSDTPVRNRLDNEASPYLTQHAENPVNWQPWDDRALEYAESADKPIFLSVGYAACHWCHVMAEESFEDDTVATILNDSFVPIKVDREERPDLDRIYQTICQLVTGGGGWPLSVWLTPDGKPFYVGTYFPKTERSDRGDTPGFLEICQSFATAWENDRSELESRANQWADTLQDRLEVDTNADTSIDVDDDDDVPAPDIASPQTDSDADDDSTMDLLTSVSTAAIRATDNEYGGFGSRGPKFPQPGRIEALIRAHAETNRETALDAATATLDAMAAGGIYDHVGGGFHRYATDRKWTVPHFEKMLYDNAELSRVYLSAYQHTGRDRYARVAHETFAFLSRELQHPEGGFYSTLDAQSEGEEGRFYVWTPETIRNAITDQQIADIAIDRFGVTEGGNFEGSTVLTATASVSQLATKYSLTTDEIMSQLADARDSLFDARMDRERPNRDEKILTAWNGLAISSLARGGLILETEQYTELANDALSFIRTHLWDSDSGRLSRRYKDGDVDETGYLDDYAFLARGAFDLYQTTGAVEHLSFAVTLAESIVELFYDTAGETLYLTPEDAESLVARPQDLRDQSTSSSAGIAVQTLNAVDPFTSTDFSGIAGAVIDTHADEIRGRPLEHISLAMAADSRARGHDEVVIAHDTDTELSQPIRSDIASTYLPGVPLSQRPATVSGLESWTDELGLDSPPAIWAGRHQRDSKATIYACSGRACSPPTHSLTDALEWFDTDISTAHSDSTSGDDIDTNEVDGDTIEGIDLSEGTDSFDN; this is encoded by the coding sequence ATGTCGGATACACCAGTGCGGAATCGACTTGATAATGAGGCAAGCCCCTATCTTACACAGCACGCCGAAAATCCCGTTAATTGGCAGCCGTGGGATGACCGTGCACTTGAGTATGCGGAATCAGCAGACAAACCAATTTTTCTCTCTGTTGGATATGCTGCGTGTCATTGGTGCCATGTTATGGCTGAGGAAAGTTTTGAGGACGATACTGTTGCTACTATCCTCAATGATTCATTTGTCCCAATTAAGGTCGACCGTGAGGAACGGCCAGATCTTGATCGTATCTATCAGACAATCTGTCAGCTTGTTACTGGTGGCGGTGGGTGGCCATTGTCTGTTTGGCTAACACCAGATGGAAAACCATTCTATGTTGGCACATATTTCCCAAAGACAGAGCGATCTGACCGTGGCGACACTCCTGGGTTCCTAGAGATCTGCCAATCGTTCGCGACCGCGTGGGAAAACGACCGTTCAGAGCTTGAATCTCGTGCGAATCAATGGGCAGATACGCTTCAGGATCGACTTGAGGTCGACACGAACGCTGATACCAGTATTGATGTTGATGATGATGATGATGTTCCCGCTCCTGACATTGCATCACCTCAGACAGATTCTGACGCTGATGATGATTCCACTATGGATCTTCTCACATCAGTATCTACGGCTGCAATCCGCGCAACAGATAATGAATATGGTGGATTTGGCTCACGCGGTCCAAAGTTCCCACAACCGGGGAGAATCGAGGCACTGATCCGTGCACATGCAGAGACTAACAGAGAGACAGCACTTGATGCTGCGACAGCGACACTTGATGCGATGGCTGCGGGTGGTATCTACGATCATGTTGGGGGTGGATTCCACCGTTATGCAACGGATCGTAAGTGGACAGTCCCACACTTTGAAAAGATGCTATATGATAATGCTGAGCTCTCTCGAGTTTACTTATCTGCGTATCAACATACCGGGCGCGATCGATATGCACGAGTCGCTCATGAGACGTTTGCATTTCTCTCACGCGAACTTCAACATCCTGAAGGTGGATTCTACAGTACTCTCGATGCGCAAAGTGAGGGTGAAGAAGGACGATTCTATGTTTGGACGCCAGAGACGATCCGTAATGCAATCACTGATCAACAGATAGCAGATATAGCGATTGATCGGTTTGGCGTGACAGAGGGCGGGAACTTCGAAGGATCGACCGTTCTCACCGCTACTGCATCAGTCTCACAACTTGCCACAAAATACTCATTAACAACCGATGAAATCATGTCGCAACTCGCAGATGCACGTGATTCACTTTTTGATGCTCGCATGGATCGTGAGCGTCCCAACCGAGATGAAAAGATCCTGACCGCATGGAATGGGCTTGCCATCTCTAGTCTTGCTCGCGGTGGATTAATATTAGAGACCGAACAGTATACAGAGTTAGCAAATGATGCTCTCTCATTTATTCGCACGCATCTCTGGGACAGCGATTCAGGTAGGCTCTCTCGACGATATAAAGACGGTGACGTAGATGAAACAGGATATCTTGACGATTATGCATTCCTCGCGCGTGGTGCTTTTGATTTATATCAAACCACCGGTGCTGTTGAACATCTTTCTTTTGCAGTCACGCTTGCTGAATCAATCGTAGAACTGTTCTACGACACTGCGGGTGAAACGCTATATCTGACGCCAGAGGATGCTGAGTCACTTGTTGCTCGACCACAGGACCTTCGTGATCAATCAACCTCATCAAGTGCTGGAATTGCAGTGCAGACACTCAATGCAGTTGACCCATTCACATCAACTGACTTTTCGGGCATTGCTGGCGCTGTCATTGATACACACGCTGATGAGATTCGCGGTCGACCACTTGAGCACATCTCATTAGCAATGGCTGCTGATTCTCGCGCCCGTGGGCATGATGAAGTTGTTATTGCGCATGATACCGATACTGAACTTTCACAACCAATACGTTCAGACATTGCATCAACATATCTTCCGGGAGTTCCTCTTTCTCAACGCCCTGCAACTGTATCAGGACTTGAGTCTTGGACTGATGAGTTGGGACTCGACTCCCCACCAGCAATCTGGGCAGGACGTCACCAACGTGACAGTAAGGCGACTATCTATGCATGTTCCGGGCGAGCCTGCTCGCCACCGACTCACTCACTCACAGATGCTCTCGAATGGTTTGATACGGACATCAGTACCGCTCACTCGGACTCCACCAGTGGTGATGATATTGACACTAATGAAGTCGATGGTGATACGATTGAGGGGATTGACCTGAGTGAAGGTACGGACAGTTTCGATAATTAA
- the purD gene encoding phosphoribosylamine--glycine ligase, translated as MSNTESVLLIGGGGREHAIAQALTVDSRCTLYACAGNRNPGITALTADFESIPATSVDAIVEYATTDPVNADLAIIGPESALEAGVTDALDAAGVYTFGPTAEAARIETDKAFQRQFMQSKSIPGCPEFAVFEETAAACEYIDAAENDLAVKPAGLTGGKGVRVIGDQVTQSEAKSYLRENEYEQIVLEERLVGEEFTVQAFVANGEVRTTPAIQDHKRAYEGDTGPNTGGMGSYSDTTQALPFMNDKEYADAVEILEATVSALPNYKGVLYGQFMLTSDGPRVIEFNARFGDPEAMNTLPILETSLLDIMRAAQHNESLPPLSFSNQATVCKYAVPEGYPTDPQCGTRITVDEESVESAQIYYASVDAREDGLYTTTSRAFAVVGIADSIATAESQAETALSAADDGLRIRHDIGTQSLLQRRIDHMSVIREE; from the coding sequence ATGAGCAACACTGAATCAGTGCTTCTTATCGGTGGTGGTGGTCGTGAGCATGCTATCGCTCAAGCATTAACCGTCGATTCAAGATGCACGCTATACGCCTGTGCAGGGAATCGAAACCCAGGAATCACTGCTCTCACCGCTGATTTTGAATCAATACCAGCAACGAGCGTTGATGCAATTGTTGAGTACGCAACAACGGATCCAGTTAATGCAGACCTCGCCATTATTGGACCTGAATCGGCGCTTGAGGCAGGAGTTACAGATGCGCTTGACGCAGCCGGTGTGTATACGTTTGGACCAACAGCAGAGGCTGCACGAATTGAAACCGATAAAGCGTTTCAGCGACAGTTTATGCAATCAAAATCGATTCCAGGATGTCCAGAGTTTGCTGTCTTTGAGGAGACTGCGGCTGCATGTGAGTATATTGATGCCGCTGAGAATGACCTTGCAGTCAAGCCTGCGGGGCTGACAGGTGGGAAAGGAGTTCGAGTGATTGGGGATCAAGTGACTCAAAGTGAGGCAAAATCGTACCTTCGAGAAAACGAGTACGAGCAGATTGTGCTTGAAGAGCGACTTGTTGGTGAGGAGTTTACTGTGCAAGCGTTCGTCGCGAATGGTGAAGTTCGAACGACTCCAGCGATTCAAGATCATAAGCGCGCATACGAGGGCGACACCGGACCAAACACTGGCGGCATGGGAAGTTACAGCGATACAACACAGGCACTCCCATTCATGAATGATAAAGAGTACGCAGACGCAGTCGAAATTTTAGAAGCGACTGTTAGTGCATTGCCCAATTATAAGGGAGTCCTGTATGGTCAGTTTATGCTCACGAGCGATGGACCGCGGGTAATTGAATTCAATGCTCGATTTGGTGACCCAGAAGCAATGAACACACTCCCGATATTGGAGACATCGCTTCTTGATATCATGCGCGCGGCACAACATAATGAGTCACTCCCACCACTCAGTTTCAGCAATCAGGCGACTGTGTGTAAGTACGCTGTTCCCGAAGGATATCCAACAGACCCACAGTGCGGAACACGAATTACTGTCGACGAGGAGTCCGTAGAAAGTGCACAGATATATTATGCAAGTGTTGATGCTCGTGAAGATGGATTATATACAACAACATCACGTGCCTTCGCTGTTGTTGGGATTGCAGACTCAATTGCAACAGCTGAATCGCAGGCTGAGACAGCGCTCTCTGCAGCAGATGACGGACTTCGTATACGACACGATATCGGAACACAATCGCTTCTCCAGCGTAGGATCGATCATATGAGTGTAATTCGTGAGGAGTAG
- a CDS encoding acyltransferase, with protein sequence MTDRHRRLDRSSTPGSTNSLWKWTDAKPVWIVIRNYIFIMFARLVPSLRARNWALRQLGAHIGSGVSWGLEATPDVFWPELITIEDNAIIGYDAVLLCHEFLQDEYRTGEIVIDKRAMVGAKVTILPGVHIGEEAQVAANSLVTQDVPPHTTVAGVPAQQMTKQDEQDATRP encoded by the coding sequence ATGACTGATAGACATCGTCGACTGGATAGAAGCTCAACACCAGGTTCGACAAACTCGTTGTGGAAGTGGACAGACGCGAAACCCGTTTGGATTGTTATCCGTAATTACATATTTATTATGTTTGCTCGATTGGTTCCATCGCTTCGGGCACGAAACTGGGCGCTCCGTCAACTTGGAGCACATATCGGATCGGGCGTTTCATGGGGACTTGAGGCAACGCCAGATGTATTCTGGCCAGAATTGATTACAATTGAGGATAATGCTATCATCGGATATGATGCTGTATTGCTTTGTCATGAATTTCTTCAAGATGAATATCGAACGGGTGAGATCGTTATTGATAAGCGGGCAATGGTTGGGGCAAAGGTGACAATACTGCCGGGAGTTCATATCGGCGAGGAAGCACAGGTTGCCGCAAATTCTCTTGTAACTCAAGATGTTCCACCACATACAACAGTTGCTGGTGTTCCCGCACAGCAGATGACGAAACAGGACGAGCAAGATGCAACTCGCCCATAG
- a CDS encoding mechanosensitive ion channel domain-containing protein, whose amino-acid sequence MWVLQSFPPVARDFVAAVPQAIWVAILVFIASVVAAVITGRITTRLLLQLNIPTVIEGTALERTAQEFGTSTVNLISGIVRYFIIAVGAVGSLSVTDLQYGTALWQEAVQFLPRVFVALLVVLTGILIGDKVELFVDERLRQIKLPEITIISRLAKFTTFYIAALVALSQLGVATLALVVLLAVYLFAVVAFAAVAFVDLLKSAAVGTYLLLHQPYAIGDEVEIGDTRGIVQEIDLFVTHVENEDEELIIPNTLIFKRGIVRVR is encoded by the coding sequence ATGTGGGTACTACAATCGTTCCCGCCTGTGGCGCGTGACTTCGTGGCTGCTGTCCCGCAGGCAATCTGGGTTGCTATTCTCGTCTTCATCGCTAGTGTGGTTGCTGCTGTTATTACAGGCAGAATAACCACACGCCTCTTGTTACAGCTCAATATCCCGACTGTCATCGAAGGAACAGCACTTGAACGAACGGCACAAGAGTTCGGGACATCGACGGTCAATCTCATCAGTGGAATTGTTAGGTATTTTATCATCGCCGTCGGAGCCGTCGGATCGCTTTCAGTCACTGATTTACAATATGGAACTGCACTCTGGCAGGAAGCCGTTCAATTTCTCCCTCGCGTATTTGTTGCATTGCTTGTCGTCCTGACTGGTATTCTCATTGGTGACAAAGTAGAGCTCTTTGTTGATGAGCGATTAAGACAAATTAAGCTTCCTGAAATAACTATCATCTCTCGATTAGCGAAATTTACCACATTCTATATCGCTGCACTCGTTGCACTTTCACAGTTAGGAGTTGCCACGCTTGCGTTGGTGGTCTTGCTCGCTGTATATCTTTTTGCTGTTGTTGCTTTTGCTGCTGTTGCTTTTGTCGATTTATTGAAGTCAGCTGCGGTCGGCACATATCTTCTGTTACATCAACCATATGCAATTGGTGATGAGGTTGAAATTGGTGACACTCGCGGCATTGTACAGGAGATTGACTTATTTGTTACACATGTTGAGAATGAAGATGAGGAACTTATTATTCCGAATACACTCATATTCAAACGCGGCATTGTTCGTGTTCGATAA
- the dacZ gene encoding diadenylate cyclase DacZ, translated as MAVLSDLVDDIIADIQGLVMFSPTGSRYERFINADLEYPIIVVAPENNVNAATYIELPIEFDDARDQIRFGIEGAIESGIVAEGDAVVCNLSIFDDGPDSLVRVQVGESIRSGIYDLFVNSRADSSVIRDVFNVAIELGKKGQKGKPVGALFVVGDAGKVMNKSRPLSYNPFEKSHVHVGDPIVKVMLKEFSRLDGAFIVSDSGKIVSAYRYLEPGAEGVDIPKGLGARHMAGAAITRETNSTTIVLSESDGLVRAFKSGELIFEVDPEVY; from the coding sequence ATGGCGGTGCTATCTGACCTAGTAGATGATATTATAGCTGATATCCAAGGTCTTGTGATGTTTTCACCAACTGGATCGCGATATGAGCGTTTTATTAATGCAGATCTTGAATATCCAATCATCGTTGTTGCTCCTGAAAATAATGTTAATGCCGCCACGTATATTGAATTACCAATCGAGTTTGATGACGCTCGCGATCAAATTCGATTTGGGATTGAAGGAGCGATAGAATCTGGAATCGTCGCGGAAGGTGACGCTGTTGTTTGCAATCTCAGTATTTTTGACGATGGTCCAGACTCTCTTGTTCGCGTCCAGGTTGGTGAATCAATTCGATCAGGTATCTATGATTTATTTGTTAACTCGCGAGCTGATTCAAGCGTCATTCGAGATGTATTTAATGTGGCTATTGAGCTTGGTAAAAAAGGTCAGAAAGGCAAACCAGTTGGAGCACTATTTGTTGTTGGCGATGCAGGAAAGGTGATGAATAAATCACGTCCACTAAGTTACAATCCCTTTGAGAAATCACATGTTCATGTCGGTGATCCCATTGTGAAGGTAATGCTCAAAGAATTCTCACGACTTGATGGTGCATTCATTGTTTCAGATTCAGGAAAGATTGTCAGTGCATACCGGTATTTGGAGCCAGGAGCTGAGGGAGTCGATATCCCGAAGGGACTTGGTGCACGGCACATGGCTGGTGCGGCAATCACGCGTGAGACAAACTCAACGACAATTGTGTTATCTGAATCTGATGGACTTGTCCGCGCATTCAAAAGTGGAGAGCTCATCTTTGAGGTTGATCCTGAGGTATACTAA
- a CDS encoding cyclin family protein — MYSARDRVENESWLEEIRTAAVTLNLSSETQTVAEDLFLSQAPDSDRSKQAIAAASLYAGTLITGSERSQSAVADAMNVTRLSVQQHWKGILNTAGFQPPSW, encoded by the coding sequence ATGTACAGTGCTCGTGACCGGGTTGAGAATGAGTCATGGCTTGAAGAGATTCGAACCGCTGCAGTAACGCTTAATCTTAGCAGTGAAACACAAACTGTTGCTGAGGATTTGTTTCTTTCACAAGCCCCAGATAGTGATCGTTCAAAGCAGGCTATTGCCGCTGCGAGTTTGTATGCTGGGACACTTATTACAGGTTCAGAGCGGTCTCAAAGCGCAGTTGCAGATGCGATGAACGTGACGAGACTCAGCGTTCAACAACACTGGAAAGGGATTCTCAATACGGCTGGATTCCAGCCACCATCGTGGTGA
- a CDS encoding phosphopantetheine adenylyltransferase gives MHVALGGTFDPVHDGHRALFERAFELGDLTVGLTSNELAPKTRQVDRYVKPFTDRRYSLIAELEPLAEAHDREFEIHPLKKPTGIATEPGFDAIVVSPETQTGAERINEIRQERGLDPLTVEIVEHVYADDGKRISSTRIVRGEIDRHGRLTPHRSGRSSTRPADDCGAE, from the coding sequence ATGCATGTGGCGCTGGGTGGGACTTTTGACCCGGTTCATGACGGTCATCGAGCCCTCTTTGAGCGGGCATTCGAATTAGGGGATCTCACTGTTGGACTCACAAGCAATGAACTTGCCCCAAAGACAAGACAGGTAGATCGGTATGTTAAGCCGTTCACTGATCGCCGCTACTCTCTTATTGCAGAGCTAGAACCACTTGCGGAAGCACATGACCGCGAATTTGAAATCCATCCATTGAAGAAACCAACCGGAATTGCGACTGAACCAGGATTTGATGCTATCGTTGTCTCCCCGGAGACACAAACGGGTGCTGAACGAATTAATGAAATTCGTCAAGAGCGCGGTCTTGATCCACTCACTGTCGAAATAGTAGAACATGTATACGCCGATGATGGTAAACGAATCTCTTCAACACGAATTGTCCGCGGCGAAATTGACCGCCATGGGCGTCTAACACCTCATCGAAGTGGACGATCATCGACCCGACCAGCGGATGACTGTGGTGCTGAGTAG
- a CDS encoding glutamate--cysteine ligase: MDVGSADAFDRMGTLGVEEEFFVVDDSGQPTAGIQELIYDYNHPPAGVLADRLDHELFQFVIETQTPLLEDVSAVSESVQAVRDALVTHAADHGYRIAAAGLHPTAKWRERNHVEKPRYQSQLDRIQYPQHRNTTAGLHVHVGVDDPDAATWIANELRWYLPPLLALSANSPYWNGFDTGLASARAKIFEALPNTGMPTRFEDFEAYYQLEKRMVETGSIKDRGELWYDVRPHTGHGTVEVRTPDAQADPSVTVAIVEYIHALVMDFAARYADGESGTKVRREILDANKWHAMRYGRDAEFIIPGSMETVTLSEFVDRETNRLGVDGLTTLLAREGGAKKQRRLHASDNIDTLLESLCLDTDT, encoded by the coding sequence ATGGACGTAGGGTCGGCCGACGCCTTCGACCGGATGGGTACCCTCGGCGTTGAAGAGGAGTTTTTCGTCGTTGATGATAGTGGACAGCCAACAGCTGGAATTCAGGAATTGATCTACGATTATAACCACCCACCAGCGGGAGTGCTTGCGGACCGACTAGATCATGAACTATTTCAATTCGTCATTGAAACACAGACCCCGCTTCTTGAGGATGTGTCTGCAGTCAGTGAATCCGTACAGGCTGTTCGTGATGCACTTGTTACGCATGCTGCAGACCATGGTTACCGAATTGCGGCAGCGGGATTACATCCAACAGCGAAGTGGCGCGAGCGTAATCACGTCGAAAAACCCCGATATCAATCACAGTTAGACAGAATTCAATATCCACAGCATCGGAACACAACTGCTGGACTGCATGTTCATGTTGGTGTTGATGATCCCGATGCTGCAACTTGGATTGCAAATGAACTTCGCTGGTATCTCCCGCCGCTTCTTGCACTTTCGGCAAATTCACCGTATTGGAACGGATTTGATACTGGATTAGCCTCCGCTCGAGCAAAGATATTTGAGGCACTCCCTAACACGGGAATGCCAACCCGATTCGAGGATTTTGAGGCATATTACCAACTCGAGAAACGAATGGTTGAGACAGGATCAATCAAAGATCGCGGCGAATTATGGTATGATGTTCGACCGCATACCGGGCATGGAACTGTTGAAGTTCGCACACCAGATGCACAAGCTGATCCGTCAGTAACAGTTGCGATTGTTGAATACATCCATGCACTTGTCATGGACTTTGCCGCTCGGTATGCAGATGGTGAATCTGGGACTAAAGTCCGCCGTGAGATACTTGATGCGAACAAATGGCATGCAATGCGGTATGGTCGCGATGCTGAGTTTATTATCCCTGGATCGATGGAGACCGTCACGCTTTCAGAATTTGTCGATCGCGAAACTAATCGACTTGGCGTTGATGGACTCACGACACTGCTCGCGCGCGAGGGTGGAGCAAAAAAACAGCGCCGACTCCATGCAAGTGATAATATCGATACCCTTCTTGAGTCGCTATGTCTTGATACGGACACATAG
- a CDS encoding fibrillarin-like rRNA/tRNA 2'-O-methyltransferase — protein sequence MKASSSLPDGVQRRQFDNRSRLTTHGTTVYGEPRDTDGWRLWDAGRSKLGAMFKLDIETGLTGGESILYLGAASGTTVSHVADFAGPTYAIEFAPRPVRDLLEVATTRPNLIPLLCDARQPETYAHVVETDIEYLIQDVATRGQATVALRNRQFLAPDGKLILMIKARSEDVLSDPEDVFDTIISTLREGYIIQTRQRLDRFHDDHLAVVATPNM from the coding sequence ATGAAGGCATCATCATCACTTCCTGACGGCGTTCAACGACGTCAATTTGATAATCGATCCCGGCTCACAACGCACGGAACAACGGTATATGGAGAGCCACGTGATACTGATGGATGGCGTCTATGGGATGCTGGGCGGTCAAAGCTTGGTGCAATGTTTAAACTTGACATTGAAACTGGTCTGACAGGAGGAGAATCAATCCTGTATCTCGGTGCTGCATCAGGGACAACCGTTTCTCATGTTGCAGATTTTGCTGGACCAACGTATGCTATCGAATTCGCTCCTCGTCCTGTTCGTGACCTTCTAGAGGTTGCGACGACCCGTCCAAATCTAATTCCGCTCCTGTGCGATGCTCGGCAACCCGAAACGTATGCCCATGTCGTTGAGACTGATATTGAGTATCTGATTCAAGATGTTGCGACACGAGGGCAGGCGACCGTTGCGCTCCGCAATCGACAGTTCCTTGCACCTGATGGAAAACTCATCCTTATGATTAAAGCTCGTAGTGAAGACGTTCTTAGTGATCCCGAGGATGTGTTCGATACAATTATCTCAACCCTCCGTGAGGGATATATAATACAGACTCGCCAACGACTTGATAGATTTCACGATGATCATCTAGCCGTTGTTGCTACTCCAAATATGTAA